Within the Epinephelus lanceolatus isolate andai-2023 chromosome 22, ASM4190304v1, whole genome shotgun sequence genome, the region CACCTCACTTTTCCCCGGGTGTTGTCCGCCTCCCCcggcacacactcacactcacggCTGCTTCCATCTATCCATGCAGTTCACTTCATTGTACTGCCTGTGCTCATCAATTAGGCAAGAATTAAGCCGTTTTAGATGCAATAATTGTCTCTCGGCGCTTCGAAGAGGACTATAAACCGAGGACAGAGGCGCAGAGAAGTTTTGAGTGCGAGAAAGCGGAGAGAAGCGACACACAGGTACAGTGTGACTGTTATCTCGACTTCTAACTAGTAACGTTACTAATGTAACGCGGGGGTACTAGCCGcaagctaactggctaacgttagcatctcAACGGACAACTAGGTTTGACTTCTGAATGCACTTTGGAGAGGAGGGAAATGTCGCCTGATATTTATCGCTCAGCTTCCAGAAATTACTCAAACTGCTGCCGTTTGCAGCTAAACGTCCTGAAAGAAACCGCCAACTTGAGTTATTATAATCCAGAGAGCGAGTTTTTACTCCGTGCCAGCAGCAGACAGTAGCGTCAGTAGTAGTAACAGCAACGTAAGCGTGGGTAAAACAAAAGGACTTCAAAGTCTGACACACAACACAGATGACTGCTTAGGAAAGATATGGAAATATTGATTTAGCTAGCAATAGTGGCTCGGATAAAGCACcatctcatgttttattttaataatcaaGCATTTTAtaggaaaaaacatgtttgataaatTATAGAATTATACTTAAAAATAAGTCGCTATAATAATAGTATGGCTTTCCATTTGCTAAAATACACTACCACTACAAGGTCAATCTAAACTCTTGACATCCATGAGCACATTATTAGTCACGTTAGACATGCTATTGTCAGTATGAGTCAAAAATGATGCATCAGTGAGAACTGAACCAGACTACACATTTATCATATAGACCAATTAGATCTATATTTTTTGAAGACTTTATCCTAAACTTGATCAACAGTGTTAAGCAGTGTGCAGTGTGGATTGGCTTTGTGTACCATAATACATAATCATGTCAGGTTGCCAAATATTGAAAGTTATGAGGAGCAAAAAGTTCCCAGTGGTGGTGAGAGGTTGTGAAAATGAATTACTAAGCACAAGCGGGTGGTTGAGCAATCCCTATTACTACAAATAGACCTTGCCTAGTCGGGTTAGCAGTTATGTATTATAGTTTTAGCTCTGATTGCTCATGCCAGTTGTCTGCCGGAGATCGAGGCTATATCGTGGCAGTGTCCGAGGCTACCACAACCCCCTGAAACTCTCTGAAAGTGAACCGAGGCGGGCTTACAGACTACATCTTCGTCTCAGCGATTTCCCAAACTTAAATCCATTGATATAAATAAACAAGAGATGTGTCTAGGTTTGGATGATGTGAGTTGCAGTGAAGTTGCAGGGGACAGCTGTTGTAGTCTTGGGGGGCCACCGGGAGCTGCTGTATAGACAAAGACCCCCAGAGAGCCTCAGACACTTGTATTGTCTACCAGAGTTTGGTAGATCGGGTTGTAAAGAGTGCCCCTCACCCTCTCCAGCAGCATAACTGCTCATGTTTAATGTGGAAGATGAGAGATTAGACAAGTTAATGTCGCCCGTCTGTCATATAACTCCGCGCCCGTGCTTTGTTCTGGTCGTAGTTCAAGTTAGGATACAGGAGCTGAACTTGCTGATGTGATCGGTGGAAAAAGAAGCAGCTGTAAGCGTTTAAGATTCTGTGTACACACTTGGTGTTTGTACTGCGATCTGTGAGTGGTACTGGGTATTTGTTTGTGGTCGTGTGCCGTTTGTAATCGCACTGTGTTTATGCACGAGGAGGGAGTTTTGCTGGGTTACTTtctgctgtgcggagcggtgtcCTGAGCTGACCGTCTAGTCTTTTGTGCTGCTGTGAGACTCGCTGGCCCGgagatagatagagagagatACAGAGGGAAAACGAGGCTTGGCCACGTAATGATATAGCCCTGTCTGTGGATGACACTTAAAATGAGAGTCCCCCTCATGCAGGAGGGCTCTCGTGCTACCCATGGCACGTTTTTAACACGTTGTTTGTCAGATGctgccacttgtcagttgtgcTGTTGTAGTGGGTTTCCTCAACATGTAGGAGGGGGCACATGTATATTGGGTTGTGTATGGTGTGCTAGAGGTTGTGACTTGATTTTTATGATGTATAAGTTTCATATTGCAGGCTAAAAATAGGGCATCACATTTTTGTCATCTCCATAGTGAAATTGAATATGCACTGCCAGGATATGAGGTCAGGCCAGGGCAAAGCAACTCCAGTTTTTACTACTTTTAACATACACAAATGTTAAGGGATGCAActaatgattaattgattactCTGATTGTTTCCGCAACTAATCAAATGGTCAacaaaatgtcaggaaaaatgtgaaaatggccATCATCATGTACATACAGCCCAAGTTGGTGGCTCACATAGTTACAGCTGCCTGCGGTTTTTAATGTCACACTAAACCCTGACATCCTGTTACCTAACATGAAAAAGACTCCAGTGAGTATGACGCAGTGAAATATACTGAAGTATACAGATTTTAAATGGGTAAAAGAGGGCAGTGTTACATGAGCACTAGTGTTTCTTAAACATTTGCTGGGAGCACTAAGTAGTCCTCTGTTGTGTTGTGGGTGGTGCCCACATGACCTAAGATGGTGTTATTAATTAACAGGAGTAATAAAGAAATACTTGAGTTAATCaatttgtgtgtgggtgtgttgagTGCTGAGGTGCACTTAAGGTCACTACTTGGTGGAAGAAGATCAGAAGTTAATCTAGCAATTAGTCAAAGATGTGTTTTAGCCCACCTTATATCCCACCGAACTGATCGCAGTGTAAGGTTATTATTATAAAAACGATGCCAAGTTATGGCTACTGAGTGATAATTAGAGATAGGTGAGAGTTGTTGAGTATGAATAAGTTGTCATACAGTAAACCGGTGTTTGGAAAATAAACTCAGCTCAAGGGAATATAATGGGATTGCTTCCAAGGGAGCAGCATAAGGTGCCGTTCTACTTTACAAGAGTGAATTAGGTTTTATAGGgtttcaagtgaaaataaaCAGCAGCCAACTTGCTAATGAAAAAAGACTTAAGTGACAGTTTTATGGGAGATTGAATCATACTTGAGACAGAAACGGTATTTTGTTGATGAATGGTGACGTGTAAGTGGTGGAATTTTATATTTAGGGTCTGCGTGTTTGTTGCAGCCATGCCCTCAGTGATGGAGCGCTCGGGGGCCGGTGTCCTGTCCAGGAGCAGAGCCAAGACTGTAACCAACGGCAACAGCCAGCCGCACTCTGAAGAGGAGAGCAGCGATGAAGAGCATGCCCATGGtagacacacacattactctgaAGTGTAATCTACTGTCTTCATCTGAATTAAATTCTCTGGCTAAGTTAGGTGGTGATGTAGCTACTTAGTGTCTGGGTTTGCATGTGTAAAGAGTACCTACAGTAGACATGCATTTCCATTGTACAGATACATCATGCCAGCTGTTCCAGTTGCATTCATTACATTGCTGCAGTGTTTCTTGAGTCCCTGCACActgctctcctctgtcctcccctCCATCTCTTCACCACCCCCTTCCCACACTCTTCCATCCTTGTTATCCTCTGCCCACATACACATTTTCTTCCTCCATTCTCTCTTTCACCCACTGACTTGCTGatgatcttttattttttaaccattATCTCAATAGGCACTTAGACCAAAGATGTCATATTAGATCAAACAGTTTAACAGGAATGGTTAGGATGCATTCAAAAGGCACTTTACTACCCAGATTCCCCTGTTGACAAAGGTCTGAAGCTTTGTATCCAAAGCCGCCATCCCTGACATTAACGCAACCCCCACTTATGTCCTTGCCTCCACCTCCTTCACCACTCTAAAGTCTTCTAGTCAGTTTTTATCCATCTTTTAGTTTCCCCTCCTTTCCTGCCTCCTTTTATGCCCCTTCTTTCCATCCTTCCATCCAATCCTCTGACCTTTTTACTCGTCCCCTTCCTGTATCCACCCTTTTCTTACCATCTTCTGTAGTTTCTATCATCCCAGTCTCCTCCcttcctgtcctctctcccGGAGGAAACAATaatctgtctcttcctcctccaggtCTGCATCCCTGCCTCTCTCATAGTCTCTCTTCACTTGTCGCCTTCTACCCTCTTTACCACAGCGCTAATTACTTAATGTCGGCCATCCGCTGTCGTACTTCCTTCTCTCTTCCCCCTGTCTATGTCCATCTATATATCTGTCACTTGGTAGCCTAAGTCATGAACATGCTGAAAATGTTACCACTATAAAAATACATGCATGAATGTATTTATCATGATTTATGCTATTTCTCTTAAAATTCAATTGTGTTGGAAAATGAAACACAATTTCTAAGCTGTGATTAAAAACTATGGTTGGTACCCTGGTTGAAAAAAACTGTTCAGAAAACCTAAATGTTTACAACAATTAAGTAAATGGAACAAGTGAGGACTGAAACAGTCAGCAGTCTTTTAAAACCATCGGAACCACAGTGATTTCAGTTGTTGATTAAAAGCAGCCTCCCTGTGTGTTTCTCATAGGCTTACAACTTGAGGATTGTTTTTCACTTTTGCAAACTAATTACATATCCGTAGGGTTTCCCACAGTGTTTTATAGTGGAGGTGCTTCACCTCGGCTGAACTAAAAAGTGCCTCCACTATAGAGcatttttttgaaaatgtaaagcTTATTAAGCATCAGAGAGCATGAGCAGTGGCACTACTTTACACAGCAAAGGCAATGTATTTAATTGTAGATGTGATTGTTTAAACCATCATCTTGTATAAATACATTAATAGTGAGATGAGACGTGTAAGCTTGGCAGGCGATTCATTGACTGATCACATCATATGTTCGGTCAGCAGTCATTAATCAAAGCAGCACGTCACTGACAAACAAGAACTTGagtcaaacagcccaatcagtCACAGTCAGGTTCTTGGCTGTCCTTGGTTTCACAAAAAACATCAAGACTTGTTAGAGGCTTTTAGCCACTGTATGCAGTTGTCTGCCTGAGTTGTTATGATGTGTCTTCGGCATACTCAGAGATAGATGTTTTTTCTCAAAGATAAGGGCACTGAATTGGCTCAGATTCAGTAGGCTGCAGCTATTATTTCAACATGTCAGTTTTTTAATCAATAACTTGGTAAATTTAAGTATTGGATGGACTCAGTATTGGCAAATACACAATATAACTGGAGTCAGATTGGGATCagggttaaaaaaaatggattaGGACATTCCTACTGGATAATGATAAAGctgatacaatacaatacaatccTGGATATACCTCCAGTTCTAAAAGAATATATGCTCTGATCTTTAACAGGTTTTGCTAGTGTTATGCAAAGCCTTGATAGGACAAATCAATAGTGAACCCTGTTAGAGGGTAGACCATTGGAAGATAATTATAATTCTCAGTTATTTACTTTGTGAACAGAACAATTGAAATTTCACAGAAATAGCATAAATCATGATAAATACGTTATGCATAATGTTTTAATTGTGGTAATGTTTTACACGACTCTCCGCCTGTGCCTCCTGCTACCTGTCTTCTTCCAATCCAGTCTGTCCAGTTCTGCAACTTCTTGGGAAATATATGGGAATACTTGTCTACTCTACAGCTCTACTCATCCTTCTAGGAAATAGAAAACTCATGTTCgtcttctctctctccgtctcttcgTCTCTCTCTACAGACAGTATGATCAGAGTTGGAGGAGACTACCAGGCTCAGATCCCAGAGTTCAAACCAGGTAagctgaaaggaaaaaaagcctGAGAGAAAGGGAGATGACAGAGATGAGTTAAAAAGGAAGATGAATAGAGAGTGAGGGGGGAAATCAGGACTGAGAAGGAGACGTAGAGGTGAGGAGGAATGTGGAGGACATTAAAATGGAGGAAAGAGGGAAATGCAGATGATGAGAGAAATGAAGGTCAGATGAGCAGTTACTGTCTCCCCCTCTTgccaggaaatgaagggaaacaTGCATGTGTCGGGAATgggaaaagcaaaaaaaaaaaaaagtgacgtTTAACAAAAGAATGATTCTTCTCCATACAGCTTGGACTGGTTTATACAGATGCCCTTAAATTAATCATACATGGTAAGGTAAAGTTGGAGTTTCAAGTgttaaataattattattattattagcaatGACACTGTGCAGCAAAAGGTTTCTTTTGAGGTGGGTGTCAAGTCTTTCAATAATGAATAAAAGGGTCACTCTGCAATGTTCAAACCTTTTATTCTATCTATCATATAGGCTTAAGTAAATGCAAATTGGCATCAAATGTTTTTTCTGATGTTCTAAAGCAGTCTGTGCTGATGTTGAATCAGAATAACGCTTGTTTTAGCCtgtttttttaagtacagtttCAGGAGGAATTAACGGATGTAAAGATTCTGAAATTAGGCTATTTGAAACACCCTGACACCGTGTATAAGCAGTAGATGTAACGTGGCTGAACCAGGGTAAAACAATCACCTTAGATGAAGTCGTCCCACAACCATCAGTTTGCACCAGATGAGGGGAGAGGCAGCAAACCAGTCTCTCATCTAACATCTGGATTTTGGCAGTGCGCAGGTGTTGAATTCCCAGAACGGCTGACATGCCTATCCTTTTTCTCTCTAACAAAGAGGAAGCCAAAGATGGAGCCTAGACAGGAGAAGACGTGcaaaggagagggaggaagatgGTAAAAGTTAATATTAAGTCTGTAAAGTAGACAAGTCAGTCAAGAACACGAGAGAGAAAAATTGGGAAATGAAAGAACTTAGGTGATGGGGGAGAGAGTAAAAGAGGGATTCAGTATACGTATAATCTCATATAATGCATGGATGCTTAATGTGCCTGTTTCCATTACCAGACAGTCCAACCCGCTACAATGAGAAGGACCAGAGGAGCATGTTGGTCTGGTGTCCCAACAGTCAGCTCTCTGATGCAATGTGTAAGctctacacacacatgtacacacctacctacctacctacctacctacctacctacctcaCTTTACATTCACTGGTGCAAGCTCAACATTGTGACCTTCAGTTTAATGGCTATATGCTGACTAGAGCATAGCAATTAAAACTTTGATTCTCTGTGTTTCTACTTTGCACTTGTTTTCTTTCACTCTCCTGCCCTCTTTGTCTTCATCTTTTTCCCGCATTTCATTATATGTCCTTGTAttcatctttttctctctcctttttttaatgttgccTCCTTTTTGAACccacttttctctctctcatcgCAGTGGATGAGTACATCCTGATGGCTAAAGAGAAACACGGATACAACATGGAGCAGGTATGGCAGACTGTAAATATACGTATAGCAAAGGATAACTTCTTTTTCACTCATCAGAATGTGTGACATAAAATATCTTTATCTTTTTACTCCTTGTTTCTTCTGACTTATCACTGTCCCTGCTTGCCTGACACTGTCTTCTTCCCCTCTGTTGTTTCAGGCTCTGGGCATGTTGTTATGGCACAAGCACGACGTAGAGCGCTCGCTTGCCGACCTGGCAAACTTCACCCCCTTCCCAGATGAGTGGACAGTGGAGGATAAAGTGCTGTTTGAGCAGGCCTTCAGCTTCCACGGAAAGAGCTTCCACCGCATCCAGCAGATGGTGAGAgacttggggggggggggggaatacacacacactcaccaaatattttttaacagaataattttcaaaaacattttcagtatttattACTCAATTTATTGATTCCTATGTTTGTGTGTAGCTTCCAGACAAGCTGATCTCCAGCCTGGTGAAGTACTACTACAGCTGGAAGaagaccaggaccaggacctcTGTCATGGACCGACAGGCCAGGAGGCTGGtcagcaagagagagaaagatgacaggtATGAGATACCATGAAACTTTAATGATCCCCCGAAGGGAGTGAGACGGGtggagggacagacagaatgaataTTGAAGGAAGCACTGAGCAAGGAGGAAACCTTAAGTTGTCAGAAAGTACTTCTCTGAGAAGTGACATTTACAAAGCTCCGTTGTTAAATGACACTCGATAAGCATGTCATCCTGGGAAACAAGATTCTCATCATGAATATAAATGAGACACTCTGatattattttgtgtcattttcagtTGACATTTTTGAGCGCtttagaaatattttttatgaaatcaCACATAGTTTTAATTTTTACAAATGGCAGGGGATAAAACTTAATCATGGGTGTGTTTAGttactgttttttctttcctgtagTAACGATGAGATTGAGGAAGGAGACCCTGGCAGTGACAGCGACTTTGAGATTGACACCAAGAAAGAGGTGAGTAATATAAAACTTCatagtggctgtttgactgacagagagtgtgtgtgtgcattcttatacaaacacatttttggtgttttatTAGTCATGACTTGCCTGAGGAGATCAGCCCAGCCAAATCGATGCTACTCTATTCTTCAATTTCAGCTTCATTTATTATACATAAATGTAATGCTGCATTCTTGAATCGCAGCTTTTGTACAAAAGCTCTCATTCTAATAGAAGTTTCTAATAtttgtgtgactttttttgcCAACGCAGGCAGTGAAACAGAACCCAAACAATGCCAACCCTGACAAGGCAACCCCCAGTCGCTCTGGGCCGGTGAAGAAGGAAAATATCGGGGCTCAGTACCGCCACCACCCGCTCAGAGCCCGCCGCAGGCCACCCAAAGGCATGCACTTGGAGCAGGCAGACATCATGTCAGTGTCAGCCTCCCACGATGCCGGGGTGGTAACTATACGACAGCTGGACACACAGTTGGTGTCACTCAAGAGACAGGTATGTATGAGTAAGTAAAGGTCTAAATGCACTTGAAATATACTGAAGATCTGAAATCTACTTGGAGAGGTAGTTCTATAGAACAACAGGATATGATCTATGTATCTGCCAGAAATGGTGAAATTTTAACACCTCCTCCAGAGCTTTATGGTCCAACAGTATATTAATAAATTGTCGCCTTTTTATGTGACAAACATAATGAATTCAGTCTCAGCGAGGGGTtgctttgtttattattgttagTATGAATATTTCACAAGCAGGTcccaacaataaaaaatatagaatTGCTCCAAGAAAACCTGACAGTACACAATTACCGTTCACAATTTTAAACTGCAGCTGCATGTTTAAAGCAACAGAAGCTTCTTTGTGTATGCAGTTTGGTGCAACAGATTTTTGTTTGATTGCATCAGTGCAGCTAACCCGAACATAAACTAACTCCGCTGTCCATTCTGTCTTCCTCTACGCATTTTCTTTCAGGTTCAGTCTATCAAACAGAACAACAGTAGTTTGAAACAGGGCTTAAATGAAGGCGTTGAATCTTTCAAACCTGCTGAGGtaagtcctttttttttgtacagctctctttttttcctctcctttacATCCTTCATCTGTCTTAGAGGTCTGATTCTCTGGGCGCAGCCTGACCTGCTGGGTTCAGGCCGGGCTGTGATTTCTAATTAATTTATAAAATTGACAGTTCTCATGCGTAAATGACAGTTTTAATGGACTGaatcaagagagaaagagactaaGAGAGGGAAGGCAACAGAACAACTGAGCAATGGTGAAGAAccaggggaaagagagagagaatgaatgCAGAGAAAGGGACGGTTGGCAGTGTTTGCCCCTGGTTCCCCGGCAGTGGGAGATGCGCTTAACATACAGGGAAGAGCTGTGATCATCATTGGCATGCCGCATCGCCATGGACCACCATGTGAACTAGATGCACCGAGGGGTGCAGTCTGCCGCACCTGTTGTGCATGAGACAACAGACTATTGAAataagaaagagaagaaggagaaatgGTGTGAGGACACACGTCAACCCTTAGCTTGTAATAGGAGTTTTAATATAAGAAAATAGAATAATTAAGATTTTTaagaaattcatttttttaaatcgaTTCAGATCTAAAACTGCTGCCATGGGTTGGGCTCAGGTCAGACTAGGACAGAAACTGTGCGGGTTCATGTTGAGTCAGGCCTGGCTTTTTTGGGCCTGATCAGAGCTTTAATCTATCCCctctttgatttttatttcctcACTCAATTGACTTTTTCTTCATCTCTGATCTCTCTTCAGTtcgtctctctcctctctgatttATTCACCCTGCTCTTCCCCAACTCCCTCCAGATAGTATTTCGCCCCTTGTGGGACTGAGATTAGTCTTAATCTGCCCTTTCCTTTTTTGCCATCATTTTCACCCCTCTATCCTCTCTTCTTTCTTACTGCCTACCTCCCTCATTCTCTAATCTGTCCCCCTTCTCTCACTGTTTCTCTCAGCCTGCCCCTAAGATGAACTCTCGTTGGaccacagaggagcagctcctGGCTGTGCAGGGTGAGTTAAGGTTGCAGCATCTTCTTCCTCCCCTCTTACACAGTCACCTCAGGTTGCCAGTGCTCCTCTCCCTACCTCACCTTCACAGGCAGAAGTCAAAcacattcatattcatattttcGCACACAAAAACTGCCTGCGTCACCACTGTAGAAGCACAGCACTGACACATGCAGTGAGGGAGATATCTCCTCTGAAATATGACCAAATAGGTCTTTGTGGACaagtgtgttattttaaatctgCTTAACCTGAAGTGGCCAGAAAAAGATCATTTGCATGTTTACGTTACCCTCTGCTTAGGTTGAGCTGTATTGCTGTAATGGAATGGGGTGTTTCTGTAATGGAATGGGGTGCTTCTGAAATCATTTGTTATTCACGGTGTAGTATAATAGctattttttgtgttatttaaatTGTTATATCCTCTGTAGTAGGCTCAAATTATGCATTAATAGAACATAGATTAGTGTACAAAGACAGTCACATACTCAAGGGCAAACTAGCAGTCTTTTATTTAATCACCTGACACTATTCAGGCCTCAAAAATAAGGATTGCCTGAGCTAGTAAAATTCCACGTTAGGCTAGTAAATCTAAAAACCCACTTGCTCGATTGGGcaagtagtaaaaaaaaaaaaagaaacgcaCAGTTTTTTTCTGGAGCTGATGATGGAAATAGCTAAGGAGTGAGCCATCccatttttttcttatctttgtTGAGAAATGCATATGCGCAGTACCAGCAGGGAACTTGCAAGAAAATTACAGCAGACAAAGACAACCATTTATGACCTGAAGTGCAAGTGAGCATTTTTAATTATCCTGGAAACAGGAGTGGAGTTGGGTAGTGTTAAAGAAAGCTTAGATAAAGCAGGGTCATTTTTCATGACAGTGAACTTTAATCTTGGTTGTTCTTTGCTAACTGCTAAGAGATAGAATAACTTGTACAGTGGTCagtaaaaagtgaaaaagtggggaaaaaacacatttacagccaTGATGTGTTTACATGTACATCTTCTTGTTGTACTGCCATTTATAAATTAATGCaactaaaataaaaaggagCTACTGGGTTACTGATCCCAGCTGTGATTGAAGTAAATTAAAGTTAAGTTAAGCTGCCACTTCCAAATCATTGTCCACATCAATTTTTCAATTAAAGAGACACAGTTGACTCATACAGGGGCGTTCAATGAGTGTCATTAATCAGAGGAGGATTCATGGCTGATGaggttatttatttgttgttaggACCAAAGAGCCCTGCATGCCATGGCACCCAACTGCCTATGTTGGTGTTAAGTTCTGAGCGACTGATGTGGAATTAGAAGCATTTTGTTGCGATAGTCGTAACTAAACAGCTTTGGTGAGTGTGCCTTTGAGCTCAGTGTTTAACCcccatcagctgcagctgtgtaagAGGAGAAAGCAGCagatatgaatgtgtgtatatgATACGAGAGTAAAGCGGGACAGGCCTGGAAAAGAGCAGGTGCACTTAGCCAGCCGACCTCAGATGAAGGTTAACAGAAAATGCACGCATCAACAAGCCCGCTCTTACTACGTtcactcttcctgtctctcctctcatACACactgctgtgtctctgtgacAGAGATAAAGAAAGCAGGCTGCTTTTGTAGCCTTTTGATGGCAGCAAATTGGTTATGAGTGATGTATAGACATTGACTTGGCGTTTTTCTTCTGTCTCCTTCCCAGCTATCCGTCGTTATGGAAAAGATTTCTCAGCCATCGCTGAGGTGATCGGGACCAAGACACCCGCTCAGGTGAGCCTCCTTTTTCTCAAATCTTGTGAGGATCACCTCTCTGTTATTCTGACCTCAGTCTAaccctccatccatccagcagTTTACTCTGTGTGAGCTGCCTATCAGCTTTTTATCTCCCCTCCAATTTCTTCCTCATCCCTCTGTCTAGATAGGCATTTTTCTTTATAGCATAATCATAATCTCCATTATCCTTCCTTTCATTTGTCTACTGACCTCCAGTCTCCGCCTCTGTGTCCTTGAAGGCAGCACGTCTTTCTGCCGCCCTTCATTTCTTCTCTAACTCTCCATCTCTGCCCATCTGTTCAGGTGAGCTCGTTCTTCGTGAGCTACCGGCGCAGGTTCAACCTGGACGAAGTGCTGAGGGAGTGGGCGGCCGAGCAGGTGGCCACCAGCCGAGACCAGAGAGACCCCAGGAGGACCAGCGAGGAGATGGCAGCTGCTACAGATGGAGCCGCCGAGGAGGATGAGGTGAGCCGTGACAGAAGATATGAAGAACACCTTaagttatttttacttttctaATCTTGCGAAGCAAGGCTCAGAACTGAATAGTTTAATCAAGGAAGTCGTCTCAACAAGTCAGTCCAAATGAAAGCATAAACTATATGGTGATAATGACCCTCTCATCTAActttttaaaatgctattttaaaaATTCCATGGAATATCAGTGAATCAGTCATGAATCATTGTCCATCATAAAGTGGTGAAATGTGTCTTTGGCCCACCAACCATCTGGTTGAAGTTCTGTTAATAGTCATTCGTATTTACCTTGTAAACCTTCATTGCATATTCTACATTTAAAGGATAAAATCCATTAAGAGTAAAAATTAAAGCTTGGTATACTGGAAAAGTTGTGCAACTTGTAGGAGGAGAAATGAATGCTTGAACTTCACAACATGGTTTTAGTAGCAGATTTGATCTTAGTGTACTTACAGGAGAAAAGCGTGCATCAGTGTAATTAACAGGGACGCCATCTTAAAGGGTAAACAGTATTGTTATCATcacaaaaacacttaatttagCCATTTTGGGGGTGTTTCTGCTTAAAGAAAAAGGATCTTCCTCAGATCTCAAAGTGCTTGCTGGTGCTCTTGATGACTGAAGTGGATTTTATTGGTGAAATTCAACCATCATGGCTCCTAAGTATACTGAACAGAAGGAGCAGGTGGTTGTAATATTAAGTTCCCTCCTGTGTTGTGAGCTGAATGTGTGTCCTCGTCATAATAACGCTAACATGACATCTGTCTCTGTTCACTTTTTCCTTTAAAGCCtgtggaaacacagcttgaaatagtaaaaatgcatatattatatcaaagtcgagtgtctcattaatcatccacaaaagtctgagtgaaaataaccattaataactattagaaaacctggtttaaaaagagctcattttgct harbors:
- the rcor2 gene encoding REST corepressor 2 yields the protein MPSVMERSGAGVLSRSRAKTVTNGNSQPHSEEESSDEEHAHDSMIRVGGDYQAQIPEFKPDSPTRYNEKDQRSMLVWCPNSQLSDAMLDEYILMAKEKHGYNMEQALGMLLWHKHDVERSLADLANFTPFPDEWTVEDKVLFEQAFSFHGKSFHRIQQMLPDKLISSLVKYYYSWKKTRTRTSVMDRQARRLVSKREKDDSNDEIEEGDPGSDSDFEIDTKKEAVKQNPNNANPDKATPSRSGPVKKENIGAQYRHHPLRARRRPPKGMHLEQADIMSVSASHDAGVVTIRQLDTQLVSLKRQVQSIKQNNSSLKQGLNEGVESFKPAEPAPKMNSRWTTEEQLLAVQAIRRYGKDFSAIAEVIGTKTPAQVSSFFVSYRRRFNLDEVLREWAAEQVATSRDQRDPRRTSEEMAAATDGAAEEDEVKMEDSPSDVAGGSSPPSSTQTPSSLSQPPPLLRPAPPSAPPSLLRQPPPLQTRPLQNRAPHNHPPPPLIRPAVTTSSSSTGSSSLRASPPSSSSAAGQMPPSLVGLKVEQPNLH